In the Bacillus sp. HSf4 genome, CTGTTCAATGTTACGCCTTTTATGCCCTTGATCGCATAACGAGCCGGAATGGCAGCCGCTTCCCATGTGCTCTCTGCGCCTTCTTCATCTTCTGTGATGGAAAGCTTGAGCCCTTCCGCATCTTGAAAAAGCAGAACAGCCTCGTTAAAGAGCACTGATTCGCAAGCATTGATACCCCTCTCTTTAAGGCGCTTTATCCAAAAGGAAAGCGCACCCTTAGGCACGGCTAAATCGATCCTTCCCGCCTGTCCGTTTCCAACCATTCCCTGTGAGCTCTGCTGAAATGGGAAGAATGTTAAAATCGTCCCGGGATCACCGGTTTCATTCCCGAAATAAAAATGATAAGTGCCGGGGTCATCAAAATTGACCGTTTTTTTGACGAGCCTTAAACCCAATACCTCCGTATAAAAGGCCAAATTTACTTTTGGATCTTTCGCAAAGGCTGTCACATGGTGAAGTCCTTCTGTTTTCATGATGATTCTCCTTTTATCTCGAATTCAAGATATTAATTATTGTAATGTTATATTATCATTTCCGCAAGGCAGACGTATTGTTTTAATAATTTAAAAAATCATTTTTTTCTAATAATTATCTTGTGATTGAATCTGACAACTGCTATGATAATGAACATTAAAATGCTTCAAGGAGGAAATAAGGTGAATAAACGGTTTTTGATTGCGATTCTTTTCTTCATCCCTTTTATCGGCCAGCTTGTCTTGCTGCCGTTTGTCAACCGGATTGAGCCGGTCATTTTCGGGCTTCCGTTTTTCCACTTTTGGCTCGTATTATGGATCGTCTTGACACCGTTGATTACATTCGTGATTTACAGATTAGAAAAAAGCGGAGGTTATGAATGATGCAGGGAAATTTAACAGCTCTTTTGATAACGGCGGCCATTATCCTGAGCGTTGTCTGTATCGGATTTTTGGCCGGAAGCAACAAACAATCGCGCAAATCGGTTGAAGAATGGTCTGTCGGCGGAAGGCGATTCGGCGGGCTCCTCGTCTGGTTTCTCGTCGGCGCCGACCTCTATACGGCGTATACGTTTTTAGGGCTGACAAGCACGGCATTTACAAGCGGAAGCGCAGCTTTTTTTGCTATTCCTTATTCTGTTCTGGCATATTTTATCGCTTACTTTTTCCTGCCGAAAATATGGCATGTGGCAAAAGAACACCGCTTGACAACCCTTGCTGATTATGCGCGGGAACGATTCAACAGCAAACTCGTGTCATCGCTTGTTGCGATCGTCGGCGTCCTGATGCTGATTCCCTACATCTGTCTTCAGCTCAGCGGAATCCAGGACACGCTGCGGGTCGCGGGAACGAATTTTATTAACGTGAATGCGGTCGTCATCATATCTTTTATACTTGTCGCGCTTTATACGTTTTTCAGCGGTATTAAAGGGCCTACATATACCGCCATTATTAAGGATATTTTAGTTTGGGTGATGATGTTGTTTATGGTCGTTTCTCTGCCGCTCATTCATTTTAACGGCTGGACGCCGATGATTGACAAACTGGCAAGTGAAGCACCGCAAATGCTTACCATCCCTTCCGATGGACCAAGGGGAATTGCCTGGTTTATTACCGCCTCGATCGTTTCCGCCCTCGCCTTATTTATGTGGGCGCACGCGGCAACGGGTGTTTTTACGGCGAACAGCGCTGATGCCCTCAGGAAAAACAGCATGTTTCTCCCATTGTATAATATCGTGCTGATCCTTGTGATCTTCCTTGGATTTATCGCTTTTCTCGTCCTTCCTGAGGACACGAACCCAAGACTTGCTTTGCTTTATTTGATTCAGACGTCCTATGGCGGTGTCACACAAGGATTTGCCTATTCGACGATCGCTCTGGCCAGTCTCATCCCGTGCTCGATTATGGCGATCGGGGCGTCCAATCTGTTTGCCAACAATTTATACCGCGATTTGATTAATCCCCGCGTTTCGGGAAACCGGCTGACGATGATCACGCGTTCGATGGTATTTGTCGTTATCGGTCTTGCGCTGTTATTCGGAATGCTGTTCCCGGCGGCGCTTGTGACGCTTCAGCTTCTCGGGGTATCCGGAATGGTGCAGATTTTCCCGGCCATCGTCATCAGCTTGTTCTGGAGAAACCAGACAAAAGAAGCGACGGTCATCGGTTTGATTATCGGCCTTATCGTGACGTTTACGGTTTATGTGACGAAAACCTCATTCGGCATTTACGAAGGGTTCTGGGGGCTTTTAGCCAATCTCGTCTTTCTCGTGATCCTGAATCCGTTCTTTGTGAAAAATGTGAAGACAAATTCTGTCGTCAGCTTTTTGTTTGATGCAAAGAAAAGCGTGCAAAAAAGCGCCTGAGATCATACAGCAAAACACCCTTGCAGCAAAATGTGCAAGGGTGTTTTTAAGTTATTTTTCTTTTTTCAAAATTTCAATCGCTTTATCAAGCTGTGTATCGTTTTCGGAAAGCTTTTTCTGCAGCTTGTTTGTCAGGCTGATGGTTGTCTCGCCGGTGATGATTCCGGTTGCCTTCAGCTTTTGATCTTTTTGAAACTTTTTCACGGCGGCTGCTGTCTGATCATCGAAGGAGCCGGTCGGTTTTATCGTGTAGCCGAGCGCTTTGAGCATTTGCTGTGCGGCTTTCACTTCGTCTCCTGTGCTGCCTGACTTATACTCTTTTTTGGAGTCGAGGTACGGCAGTTTGGCGTAGCTTGGAAGCTCGGCCTTGTATTGCGGCTTGATCCCTTTTTCATGAATCCAGTCCCCGTTTGGCGTCAGCCATTTGGCAATCGTCAGCTTGACTGTTGATCCGTCGGCGAAGTTTTCCGCGTTTTGCACCGTACCTTTTCCGAACGTTTTTTCACCGACAATCGGAATACCGGAAGACTGATGCAGCGCAGCTGCCATGATTTCAGCGGCGCTCGCCGTTCCTCCGTTGACGAGAACAACGGTCGGCTTGGTCACTTTTCGTTCATTTTCCGCTTTATATACTTCTTTTTTACCGTTTTTCGGTTCAACTTGCAAAATCGTTTTGCCTTTATCAACGAATAGGTTGCTCATTGTAATCGCTTGGTCCATCAGGCCTCCCGGGTTGCCCCTGAGATCCAATACAAAACGGTCCGCCCCTTTTTCGGTGAGGCTGTCAATCGCTTTTGTCAGCTCTTTAGACGTGTTTTCCGAGAAAGACGTAATTTGGATTTCGCCGATATGGCCATCGATCATTTTCGAATAAACCGTTTCAATCGGAATCGTATCACGCTTAATGGTGACATCGATTTGCCCGACGCCTTCCCTGTTTAAGACCAGCTTGACTTCCGTGCCTTTTTTGCCGCGGATCATCGCAACCGCTTCGTTGACAGTTTTGCCTTTGACGCTTTTGCCGTCAACTTTCTGAATTTCGTCATGCGGCTTCAAGCCCGCTTTTTCTGCCGGTGAGCCTTTAATAGGCGCGACGATTAAAATTTGTCCATTTTTCTCTTCCACTTGGGCGCCGATTCCTTCAAAAGAAGAGGTAATGCTTTCTTCAAAACTTGTGGCCTCTTTTTTGTCCATATATGTAGAATACGGATCATCCAAAGCCTCTAGCATCCCTTTGATCGCACCATCTGTCAGCTTTTCATCGTCTGTATTTTGATAATAGTCGCTCTTGATTTTGTCATACGCCGCCATCAGCTTGTCAAATTTATCGCCGTTTGATGCGGAATATACTGTCCCGCCGTTTTCTCTTTGTACGATAAAAAGCGTTAGTGCCGAAGCGGCGACGGCAGTAATCAATACTGCCAAAAAGAGTTTTAACTGCTGTTTCAAACGAACACCACCTTTTCTTCTTACCATATTATCACGGACGAGTCTTTATTCGTCAACTCGCATCCCTTAGGCTAGGAGATTTTTCAGGGTTGTCTTTCCCTGTATATCTAAACGTTTTTTCAATTTTTGCATATGCATACACAAAAGGAGGGATCTTATTTTGAGCGATTATTTAGACATGCTGGCCACTTTCGGCGTCTCAGGCGCCCACCCCGGCGGCATGCGGCTGACAAAAGCGGTGCTTGCCAAAGCCGATATCGATCCGGAGCTGCCGATTCTTGATGCGGGCTGCGGAACCGGGCAGACCGCCGCCTATTTGAGCCACCTTCAGTTTCCAGTTACCGCCCTTGATTCAGATCCGGTCATGATTGAGAAAGCCAAAAAAAGGTTTGCAAAAGAACAGCTCTCCGTCCCGCTTTTTCAGTCCCGCCTCGAGAAAACGCCGTTTCAGGATGAAAGCTTCGCTTGTGTCTTAACAGAATCGGTGCTGAGTTTCACCGATTTCAAAGCGGCCTTAAAAGAAATCCGCCGGCTTCTGATGCCGGGCGGCAAGCTGATCGGCATTGAAGTTTCTCTTTTAAACGGCGGCCTCACAAAAGAGGATAAAAAAGTAATTACGGATTTTTACGGCTTTACCGTTTTATACAATAATGATGAATGGGTCCACGCTCTTCGGAAAGAAGGCTTTTCACAGGTTGAAATCGTTCCCAGCATGTTGGAAGAAACGGTTGACCTTGAAGCCGTTACCGAAATGGATTTGTCGCCTGTGATTTCGGCAAAAGCCTATCATACGATGGAACAGCACCATCAGCTTCTGGCCAAATATCAGCATGATCTCAGCTTTATCGTTTTTATATGCAGTTGATAAAACGGCGCTTCACCTCCTTCTTTCGTCCAACCTTTTCTATCAATATCGTCATAAGCTGAATAGGAATACTAGATGATGGAAGGAGCATGTTTAGTGGAGCGTTACTACAGGTTTTGTAACCAAAATATTGGAAGGGTTGCCAGAATCACTGACAGAAACGGGCGTGTCCATGTCGGCAAAATTGTCCGTGTATCACCGAACAGGGTTTTTATCGCCCCGGCGATCAGAAGAGGCGGCCCCGGATTCGGCTACGGCTTTTACGGAGGCTGGTGGGGATGGGGTCCTGCTTACGGAATTGGTCTCGGTTTAATCGCGGGTATAGCGCTCGCAGGGCTGTTTTTTTGGTAAACGAAAAAGGCCGATACACGTATCGGCCTTTTTCATTTTATATCTTTTTGACTTTTTCGAAATACTCTTCAAGCGTCAGATCATGTTCCTTGATCACTTTGGCGGCCTTTTTGCCTACATACCGCAAATGCCAAGGTTCATATTTGTATTTGGTAATGTCTTCTTTATTTTTCGGATAGCGGATGATAAAGCCGTATTTATAGGCGTTTTCCTCAACCCATTTTCCGTCTTTCGTATTGCCGAAGTCCTCGTTAAGGGCAAAGCCGTTGCTTCTGCTGGAAATGTCCATTGCCAAACCTGTCTGGTGCTCGCTCTGTCCCGGATAAGCGACGGCTTCTTTCGCTTTTTCCTCACCCTTTTGGCTTACTTCATTGTCATAGATCACTTTTTGTCTGTCATAAGATCTGTAGCCGGACACCGCAACAAGTTCAAACCCGTCTTTCTTCGCGGCATTGAACATCTTCTCCAGAGCCTCAGCAGCCTCTTTTCTAATATAGCGCTTGTCGATATCTTCGGTAAATGAAAATTCGACGTCAGGCACTGTTAAATCCGCAGGTGCATAGTCTCCAGGCAGGGCATAATCTTTGTTGACAAGCGCGAGAATATTGTCTGAATTTTGAATCGTCGGCAGGCCGTCAACCTCTTTAATTTGATTAAAGTATTTGCTTTCAAGTACAAAATCTTGATCTTCCAGATCTTTTTTTTCATTTGTTTTTTGATCTTTCGCATCTTGATTGGTGTTTGCCGTATTTTGCGGTTGAGCGGAGTCTGCGTTTTTTTCTTCATTCATTGAGCAACCCGCGCCTAATAATACAGCTGCACTCAAGATTGACGCGATCGGCATGTATTTGTATTGTATTTTCATCATTTTCCATCCTTTGTTCAGCGCTTCATCTACCGTAAAGCTGTGTCAAGCGCCAATAAAATCATATCGTTGAATGTGGTCTGTCTTTCTTCAGCCGTCGTTTCCTCGCCTGTCACCACATGATCGCTGACCGTGAGAATCGACAAAGCGTTCCGGCCGAATTTCGCCGCTAATGTATAGAGAGCTGTCGTTTCCATTTCAATCGCCAGCACGCCGTGCTTGGCAAGCTTTTCGATTTGGCTGTCATCATTGTAGAATTGGTCCGCCGTAAAAACATTTCCTGCCGTTACCGGGATATTCCGCTCCTTCGCAGCATCATACGCCGCTTTTAAAAGCTCGAAATTTGCGCATGGCGCAAAATCGATCGAACCAAACGCCACCCTGTTGATTTGCGAATCGGTGGAAGAGGTCATCGCGAGAATAACATCTCTCACTTTAACGTCTTCTTTGATAGCGCCGCATGAACCGACACGAATCAGGTTTTTCACATCATAGCTTCTGATCAGTTCATTCACATAGATCGAAATGGACGGTACACCCATGCCCGTCCCCTGTACGGAAACGCGTTTTCCTTTATATGTGCCGGTAAAACCGTACATACCCCGAACTTGGTTATAGCATTCGACATTTTCCAAATATGTATCTGCGATGTATTTTGCGCGCAGCGGGTCTCCGGGCAGCAGCACCGTTTCTGCAATTTGCCCTTTTTCCGCGCCAATATGTACACTCATGAATATTCCTCCTGCCTAAGTATTGATCCAGCATCAGCTCGCAATATGTATTATAAACCAACATGATCGAAAATGAAAATAAGCTTTTGCGGTTCAAAACTTGTCATGTTTTCAAGTGGACAGGCATAGCATAAAAAAGAATCATTCCGATTAATAATCTTGACGGAGGAAAAGATATGTTTCGTTCGCTTAACCATTATCTTTTAGATTTTACAGGCATTCTCGTCATCGGCATTTTATTATGCCTATTGTCGATCGGCGGCTCGCTTTCAGCCGGACTTCCTTTTCATCTGCCCGCTTCCATCCAGCAGCTGAATACGATTTTTATCAGCATTTTAATTGAGGCGTTGCCCTTTGTCTTGATCGGCGTTTTAATGGCCGGTTTCATTCAAATTTTTATCACTGAAGAACATATCCGCTCTCTTTTTCCAAAAAACAAATTTTTCGCAGTGATTGTCAGCTGTTTGCTCGGCGCTTGTTTTCCTGCTTGTGAGTGCGGTATCGTACCGATCGTCAGACGGCTCGTCGCTAAAGGCGTTCCGATCTATGCCGGCGTCGGATTTCTTCTGACTGGTCCGCTGATTAATCCAATGGTCATCTTATCGACTTATATGGCTTTTGGCAATGATGTCCGAATGGCGGTTTTAAGGGGCGCCGTCGGGTTTACCGCCGCGCTCCTCACCGCCTTTTTCGTCAGCTTTATGTTTCGCTCAAACCAGCTGAAAACAAAAGAGACCCGCCGGGAGCATGATTCGGGTCATGTGAAAGCTCCCTTTTCAGAACGCCTCTTCGCTATGTTGAAGCATGCCATCGATGAATTTTTTGATATGGGAAGATATTTGATCATCGGGTCTTTCATCGCCGCTCTTGTGCAAACCTATATTCCCTTAAAATCTTTGTTTCTTGCAGGTGGCGGAATGATCGACTCCACATTGGTGATGATGGGACTTGCTTACTTTTTGTCGCTGTGCTCTGAAGCGGATGCGTTTATCGGCGCCTCCTTTACCAGCTTGTTTCCCCACTCCTCCATACTCGGATTTCTCGTATTCGGACCGATGCTTGATTTAAAAAATACGATCATGATGCTGCATGCATTCAAGCCGAAATTCGTGATTTGTCTTTCGATTTTGATCACGGTGTTCGTCTATATTTGCGTCAAAGTTGTCAGCTTGCTGTAGAAAGGAGGATTTCACATGGTATTTCAGCCGCAGCAGTTCCTGCGCGCACTTATTTTGGCCGCTTTTTCCGGTTTCATATTCAAGCTCCATCAGACGGGGGAAATCTATAAGCTGATCAACCCGAAATACGAATACATGAGCTTGATTGCCGCCGGTGCATTCGCTTTTCTGTTTATCATCCAGCTGTCAAGGATCTGGACCATCCGAGAGGATCATAGCGGATGCTGCAGCTGCGGTCATGATCACGGCCGCTCCAAGCCTTTCTTTATTAAAATGATCCATTATGCTGTGATCGCCTTACCGCTTATTACCGGCTTTACCTTCGCTCCAGCCGTGCTGAACTCATCTGTTGCCGCCAATAAAGGAACAATGCTCGCCAAAACATCCGCTCCGAACACCGAAGGCGCCGGACATGTGACAACACCTGAGATCGAAAACGAATCATCCGACATCCCCAAGACAGCCTATGATCGAAAAATGGCCCAGTTTCAACAGCAGAATCCGCTTCTGATGAAGGACGATCTGTTTGCCGATTACTATGATGAAATCAATGAAAATCTTGATGATTACATCGGAAAGCACATCAAAGTCAAAGGTTTTGTCCATAAAGAACCCGGCCTGAAAGCCGATCAGCTTGTCGTCTCCCGTTTTTTGATCACGCATTGTATCGCCGACGCCAGCTTGATCGGATTGCTTGCCGAATGGGACGGTGCCGAACATATAAAACGCGATACATGGGTTGAACTAGAGGGAATTCTCGGAAAAGCCTCCTATCAAGGAACCGTCATTCCGATCATTCAGGCAAAGCAATGGAAAACGGTTCAAGAGCCGAAGCATCCTTATGTCTATCCGGTGTCTATCAATATGACAGAGTAAAGATTTCCCCGGGATAAATGAGGAGCTGTTTAGTCATCCTATTTTTATGGAAGGAGGTCAAAGGTATAATGGGCAAAAAACAGCGAAACAGAGTGACCGGGCTGAAGAAAAACAATCACATCCCCGCAAAAGATGTGATCGCGGCGGAGGAAGCACACGAAAAAGACTTCAGCGCCAGAAAACGAAAGAACACAACGTAAAAAAACTGCGGATGGCGCTTCCGCAGTTTTTTTACGTTTAGGACGACTGGAGTAAAATCCGGTTGATCTTTCTCCAGCCTGTTGATAGCAGTTTATAGTAGGTTTTTCCTTTTTTCCCTTCATCGATTAAAACGATGTCGCCTGTGGCAAGAAATCTGGCCTTATAGTCATTCGGCACCGTGTCATACACATTAAAGGTGGAAAACGTCCGCTCAAGCACATCCGCATGGGTTCTGCCGTTTATTTCTGTTCTGTAAACCATCTCATATCCCTTATCTTCTCCAAAGCAAGGCGTTTGAAAAATCGTCACATCATAAGCTGTCAGCTTCTTTTTAAACAACATCAACGGCAATACGATCCCTCCCTTTTTATATACTATTGGCGTTTGGCAAGGGAAACCCTTTGACTAGTTTTGTCGAACAAGCGGGTAGTTTTCGCCAATTTTCTTGAAGAGGAAAAACAGCGCCAGACCGAGAGAAAATCCTGCTATAACATCGGTTGTGTAATGGACGCCGAGATAAATGCGGCTGATTCCGATCAGGATGGTCACCAGGCCTGTCCACACCAAAACGGCCGTCCTGTGCTTCTTGAAAAAAGGAATGTGCAGTAAAAGGATATATGCGATAAATGGATACATGCTCGCCGCATTCATCGAATGCCCGCTCGGAAAGCTGAAGGATGTCTCATGAACGAGATGGCTCACTTCAGGCCGCGGCCGGGAAATCCAGTCTTTTAGTCCTTCATTGACCGTTCTTTCCAGAAGAAAAAGCAGATAAACATACAGTGAAGCCGCCGCTTTTTTGCGGTAAGCGAGCAGCAGTGTCAAAACGAGCATCACGGTCAGCAGCAAGCCGCTTGACCCAATCCCTGTCATCGCTTTAAAAAACGGGGTGAGGAGCGGCTGTCTGAGAGCCGCGGCCGCCTTCGCGATATGAACGTCGATCAGCTGAACAGCAGGAACGCGGATGAGGGCGGCCATGACCAGAAAAAGTGCGGTGAAAATGAGTGTGTTACGCATCGAAAAATCTGCGCCTCCTTAAGTCGATATTGTTTACATATTGTACCCCCGCTTCTCTTTTTAAGGCAATAAATGAAAAAGGACCGAAGGCAAAGCCCGGCCGGTCCCCATCGCTTTAATCTTCTATATGCTCATCTATCATACATTTTGCAAGCAGGTAATCAAAGGTGATATCGGCAATTTCGAACAGTTCGTCCTCATTCGGTATGTAGCCTCTTCTTGTCAGCTCAAGATAAAAAAAATCAGCGATTTCTTCAGTATCTATCATAAGCTCAATTTCTTTCATTTTGATCGCCTCCTTATTCTGATGTATGAGCCGGCATTCGGATTTATAACCGGATTGTCATAATGTTTGTCCCTTCTCATATACATGTTGTAACAAAACAAAGCGGGAAGGGGAAAAGAAATGATCCAAAAAATGATTGCAGCGCTTGACGGAGACGGTTTCGACCTGATGCTGGAAAAAGTCTTGAAAGTCATGTTCGGATTCATTTTGTTCGGTTGCTTTCCTTATTTTTTATATTTGCTGTTTTTCAGCTGAAATATTCTTTCAGGCTGTTTAAAACAAAATTCATCATTTCTTTGTATTCCGCATCCTGAAACATTTCATACAGCACTTTGTAGTCGTTGTAAATATCCAGCAGCTCATCCACGACAGCCACGGCCATTTCACGCTCATGCTCCTGCTCTTCATTATCTGTGGCAGATGGCAGCAATACCTTTTCTGAAATCGGTTCATCCAGTTCCTGTCCGGCTTCACCGACATAATGAACAAAAAGCAGCTGGTGAACAAACTGATCCATTTCATATGTTCTGAGCACAAGTGTCAAGTCTTCTTCTTCCGTCTCAAGCCATTCCCCGTCTTTCAGGCGGGTCAGTTCATATATAATATCCTCCCAGCCGTCCTCTACATATCTCCAGATTTCCGTTCTGTGTCCGGTGATTTTAAAGAGCTCTTTGCCGTAATCTTTTACATACACGACATCACCGATTAGAAAACCATATTCGATATCAAGCTTTTCCGTCTCGACGATGACCCCGTCATAATCTTTATAAAGCTGTAAAGAAGACTCAAAATAAAGAACTTCATTATGATTGACTTCATAAAGAAAATGCTTGTCGATTTTATGAACTTTTGTCACAGTTCCGACCGTTCCGTACATGACAACAACTACAACATCTCCGACTTTAAATTTAGGCGCGTTTGGCTTCATTTTGACTCCCCCTTGCCTTAAAGCTTCCGTCTTACGCTTATCGTATGCATAAGGCTGTCATTTCGCATGGGCAAGGATACAACGCATGAACGTGTTTGCCGAAAATCCTAAAAAACCATGCCGGCACCCGGGATTAGGCCATAAAAGAACCCGCAGACATCGATCTGCGGGTTTTACTGCCTTGTTTCCGATATATATTTTTCCCAAGCCTCATCAAATGTCGTCATCGATGATAAATAATCTCCATTGAGCTCAAGGTATGAACTGATTTCATCGTACTGGTTTGACGTCTTCGGAAACCCGTGATCATGATAGGCGTGATTGGCAAATTCACTGATCGCGTCTTTCGGCTTCGGATGTCGGTATTTCATTAAATAATGATAAAAGGATTTCACGGCCTCCCCCTCCTGTCTTCTTTTGATGTACTATTATACAGGCACCAGAAAAAAATACAAACAAAAAAACCGGCTTTAGTCAAGCCGGTTTAAGACGAGAAGTCAAAATAATTGCGCTTTAAAATCCGCTCGGTTTTCATTAGCGTGTCAAATGATACGGATGAAGGCAGTGCTTTTGTATCGATCAAGAGCAGCTGGTTTTCAATGTCTTGAATGATGGATTCCTCCTGATAGACCATCCCGCAGCTGCCGCAGCTGACAGCGGGCGTCTCCGTGATTTCAACCGCTTTTGTGCCGTCCGGCAGCTCCCAGTATACGGTCGTTCGGTCATGTTCTGCTTCCGTCTGGCCGCACCAGTCACAGCGCTTCATTGAGCACGCCCCTCAGCTTCGCTTTCTTTATTCTGCTGGGCGAGGAATTTCTTTTCTTTTAATTCATCCCGCTTTGCCCTTCGGCTTTTCAATGTTTCATGGTCAGGCCGCTCAGAATAGCTTTCCCGCCTTTTTAAACGGGTTAAGCCGTCAGGTGTATAAGAGAGCGTCTGATCCTCAAAGATCGCGGAGATGCCGATCTGTTCTTTTTCCCTCATCACCTCTGGATAGATTTCGGCGAAATAATCGTTCGCTCTGCCTGGCACATAGTTTTCCGGCTCAGGATAAGAAGTGATCACCCCTTCAAAATTGCGGAGTACGACTTTGTCAGGGCTTTGCGAAATCAGGTAGTTCGGTTGAATGGCGATTTTCCCGCCCCCGCCCGGTGCGTCCACAACAAAGGTCGGTACGGCGTACCCGCTCGTATGCCCCCGCAAGCCTTCAATGATTTCAAGCCCCTTTGACACTGGGGCCCTGAAGTGGCCGATGCCTTCGGATAAATCACACTGATAAATGTAATACGGGCGGACTCTGATTTTGACCAAATCGTGCATCAGTTTTTTCATAATGGGAACGCTGTCATTTATGCCCGCCAAAATCACCGCCTGATTGCCGACCGGAACGCCTGCGTTGACAAGCTTTTCACAGGCTTCCTTCGCTTCTTCGGTGATTTCGATGCTCGTGTTGAAATGGGTGTTCAGCCAGACGGGATGGTATTTTTTCAAAATGTCGCAAAGCTTATCGGTGATCCGCTGCGGAAACACGACAGGAGCTCTCGTGCCAATCCGAATAATTTCAACGTGCGGAATGGCGCGCAGATTTTTCAAGATGTACTCCAGTATCTGATCATTGATTAACAGACCGTCCCCTCCCGAAATCAGCACATCCCTGACATCCGGTGTATCCCGAATATATCCGATCGCCTGGTCAAGCTGCTTTTTCGGCACCCCCATGCCGATTTGACCTGAAAAGCGCCGCCTCGTACAGTATCTGCAATACATGGAGCACTGATTTGTGACGAGAAAAAGAACGCGGTCAGGGTACCGGTGGGTTAGCCCCGGTACAGGTGAATCTTCATCTTCATGCAGGGGATCTTCAAGATCGTATTTCGTTTTATGCATTTCCTCTGACAGCGGAACCGATTGCATCCTGATCGGACAGCGGGGATCGTCGGGA is a window encoding:
- a CDS encoding sodium:solute symporter, with amino-acid sequence MQGNLTALLITAAIILSVVCIGFLAGSNKQSRKSVEEWSVGGRRFGGLLVWFLVGADLYTAYTFLGLTSTAFTSGSAAFFAIPYSVLAYFIAYFFLPKIWHVAKEHRLTTLADYARERFNSKLVSSLVAIVGVLMLIPYICLQLSGIQDTLRVAGTNFINVNAVVIISFILVALYTFFSGIKGPTYTAIIKDILVWVMMLFMVVSLPLIHFNGWTPMIDKLASEAPQMLTIPSDGPRGIAWFITASIVSALALFMWAHAATGVFTANSADALRKNSMFLPLYNIVLILVIFLGFIAFLVLPEDTNPRLALLYLIQTSYGGVTQGFAYSTIALASLIPCSIMAIGASNLFANNLYRDLINPRVSGNRLTMITRSMVFVVIGLALLFGMLFPAALVTLQLLGVSGMVQIFPAIVISLFWRNQTKEATVIGLIIGLIVTFTVYVTKTSFGIYEGFWGLLANLVFLVILNPFFVKNVKTNSVVSFLFDAKKSVQKSA
- a CDS encoding S41 family peptidase, coding for MKQQLKLFLAVLITAVAASALTLFIVQRENGGTVYSASNGDKFDKLMAAYDKIKSDYYQNTDDEKLTDGAIKGMLEALDDPYSTYMDKKEATSFEESITSSFEGIGAQVEEKNGQILIVAPIKGSPAEKAGLKPHDEIQKVDGKSVKGKTVNEAVAMIRGKKGTEVKLVLNREGVGQIDVTIKRDTIPIETVYSKMIDGHIGEIQITSFSENTSKELTKAIDSLTEKGADRFVLDLRGNPGGLMDQAITMSNLFVDKGKTILQVEPKNGKKEVYKAENERKVTKPTVVLVNGGTASAAEIMAAALHQSSGIPIVGEKTFGKGTVQNAENFADGSTVKLTIAKWLTPNGDWIHEKGIKPQYKAELPSYAKLPYLDSKKEYKSGSTGDEVKAAQQMLKALGYTIKPTGSFDDQTAAAVKKFQKDQKLKATGIITGETTISLTNKLQKKLSENDTQLDKAIEILKKEK
- a CDS encoding ring-cleaving dioxygenase, with the protein product MKTEGLHHVTAFAKDPKVNLAFYTEVLGLRLVKKTVNFDDPGTYHFYFGNETGDPGTILTFFPFQQSSQGMVGNGQAGRIDLAVPKGALSFWIKRLKERGINACESVLFNEAVLLFQDAEGLKLSITEDEEGAESTWEAAAIPARYAIKGIKGVTLNSYRPEATIRFLEEQFGYQKKGEDKGYVRLESDGTIGNRLDVKLNENVRGIGGYGTIHHVAFRTNPEEQKEWRKRLPESGFSTSDILDRQYFTSVYFREKGGILFEMATDGPGFLVDEELEDLGTTLKLPDWLEEHRRQIEGILPIWEKGDI
- a CDS encoding permease; this encodes MFRSLNHYLLDFTGILVIGILLCLLSIGGSLSAGLPFHLPASIQQLNTIFISILIEALPFVLIGVLMAGFIQIFITEEHIRSLFPKNKFFAVIVSCLLGACFPACECGIVPIVRRLVAKGVPIYAGVGFLLTGPLINPMVILSTYMAFGNDVRMAVLRGAVGFTAALLTAFFVSFMFRSNQLKTKETRREHDSGHVKAPFSERLFAMLKHAIDEFFDMGRYLIIGSFIAALVQTYIPLKSLFLAGGGMIDSTLVMMGLAYFLSLCSEADAFIGASFTSLFPHSSILGFLVFGPMLDLKNTIMMLHAFKPKFVICLSILITVFVYICVKVVSLL
- a CDS encoding DUF3311 domain-containing protein translates to MNKRFLIAILFFIPFIGQLVLLPFVNRIEPVIFGLPFFHFWLVLWIVLTPLITFVIYRLEKSGGYE
- a CDS encoding class I SAM-dependent methyltransferase, whose translation is MSDYLDMLATFGVSGAHPGGMRLTKAVLAKADIDPELPILDAGCGTGQTAAYLSHLQFPVTALDSDPVMIEKAKKRFAKEQLSVPLFQSRLEKTPFQDESFACVLTESVLSFTDFKAALKEIRRLLMPGGKLIGIEVSLLNGGLTKEDKKVITDFYGFTVLYNNDEWVHALRKEGFSQVEIVPSMLEETVDLEAVTEMDLSPVISAKAYHTMEQHHQLLAKYQHDLSFIVFICS
- a CDS encoding D-Ala-D-Ala carboxypeptidase VanY, which produces MKIQYKYMPIASILSAAVLLGAGCSMNEEKNADSAQPQNTANTNQDAKDQKTNEKKDLEDQDFVLESKYFNQIKEVDGLPTIQNSDNILALVNKDYALPGDYAPADLTVPDVEFSFTEDIDKRYIRKEAAEALEKMFNAAKKDGFELVAVSGYRSYDRQKVIYDNEVSQKGEEKAKEAVAYPGQSEHQTGLAMDISSRSNGFALNEDFGNTKDGKWVEENAYKYGFIIRYPKNKEDITKYKYEPWHLRYVGKKAAKVIKEHDLTLEEYFEKVKKI
- the deoD gene encoding purine-nucleoside phosphorylase, translating into MSVHIGAEKGQIAETVLLPGDPLRAKYIADTYLENVECYNQVRGMYGFTGTYKGKRVSVQGTGMGVPSISIYVNELIRSYDVKNLIRVGSCGAIKEDVKVRDVILAMTSSTDSQINRVAFGSIDFAPCANFELLKAAYDAAKERNIPVTAGNVFTADQFYNDDSQIEKLAKHGVLAIEMETTALYTLAAKFGRNALSILTVSDHVVTGEETTAEERQTTFNDMILLALDTALR